A genomic stretch from Chitinivorax tropicus includes:
- a CDS encoding PIN domain-containing protein translates to MRLLISDANILIDMEAGALMETLFQLPMQFGIPDLLYYEEIEPGSPGLEDLGLQVMEVSGDFVAYAQQLPGQHNHLLPAKNGPKPSHNDYLALALAKQEACTLLTGDTNLRIVANKEQVNVMGTIGLLCAMIENQLLTVDDAFKALDRMKSGKRRLPWPEAEKVLNALR, encoded by the coding sequence ATGCGGTTGCTCATCAGTGATGCGAACATCTTGATCGATATGGAAGCGGGAGCGTTGATGGAGACGCTCTTCCAGCTTCCGATGCAGTTCGGCATCCCTGATCTGCTGTACTACGAAGAAATCGAGCCGGGCAGTCCGGGCCTGGAAGACTTGGGCTTGCAGGTCATGGAGGTCAGCGGCGACTTCGTAGCCTATGCCCAGCAGTTGCCAGGCCAGCACAATCACCTACTTCCCGCGAAAAACGGCCCCAAGCCCAGTCACAACGACTACTTGGCATTGGCGCTTGCGAAGCAAGAGGCCTGCACCCTACTCACGGGCGACACCAATTTGCGAATTGTTGCCAACAAGGAACAGGTCAACGTCATGGGCACCATTGGGTTGCTGTGCGCCATGATCGAGAACCAGCTGCTGACTGTCGACGACGCCTTCAAGGCACTCGACCGAATGAAGTCGGGCAAGCGACGGCTGCCCTGGCCAGAAGCCGAAAAAGTGTTGAACGCGCTGCGCTGA
- a CDS encoding XRE family transcriptional regulator, producing the protein MIADRIRQARLAAGLTLGALGEQVGVSHTAIQKYEKGLLTPSSTQLLKLARACGIRTEYFFRTHTVELLQPEFRKLSTFGKTAQDALKIKVVELVERRVELLGAFPELPFPAFAPPENLPEQITSLDEIDAFSDTVRNAWQLGLNPIADLTDTLEGLGLLVIVVDEENPGFSGLTAKARTDDGREYPVVAVSKRWPGDRQRFTLAHELGHLLLEGRLADGIDEEKACDRFAGAFLAPRVAVLQLLGAQRHALEWQELYVLKHEFGLSMAGWLQRAKQCGVITEAAHLSMVKRFSAKGWRKTEPGEPLPQEHPRLFDQLVYRALAEQYISEGKAAELLGIPMMRFHKERQLESSDAVAHQ; encoded by the coding sequence ATGATTGCAGATCGCATTCGTCAAGCACGATTGGCGGCAGGTCTGACCCTGGGTGCGTTGGGTGAACAGGTGGGTGTTTCTCACACCGCCATCCAGAAGTACGAGAAGGGTCTGCTGACGCCGTCGTCGACTCAGCTGCTCAAGCTGGCCCGCGCCTGCGGCATCCGGACCGAGTACTTCTTCCGTACGCATACGGTTGAACTGCTGCAGCCCGAGTTCCGCAAGCTCTCGACCTTTGGCAAGACGGCGCAGGATGCGCTGAAGATCAAGGTCGTCGAACTGGTGGAAAGGCGCGTGGAGTTGCTTGGCGCATTTCCCGAACTGCCGTTCCCGGCGTTTGCACCGCCCGAGAATCTGCCTGAGCAGATCACCTCGCTGGATGAGATCGATGCCTTCTCGGATACGGTCCGCAACGCTTGGCAGTTGGGGCTGAATCCGATTGCTGACCTCACCGACACCCTCGAAGGCCTTGGCTTGCTGGTCATCGTGGTCGATGAAGAAAACCCGGGCTTCTCTGGCTTGACGGCCAAGGCTCGAACCGATGATGGCCGGGAGTATCCGGTCGTGGCTGTTTCCAAGCGCTGGCCTGGTGATCGACAGCGGTTCACCCTGGCGCATGAGCTGGGGCATTTGCTGCTCGAAGGACGACTGGCTGACGGCATCGACGAAGAGAAGGCCTGCGACCGGTTCGCCGGTGCCTTCCTGGCTCCGCGTGTCGCGGTGTTGCAGTTGCTTGGCGCACAACGTCATGCCCTGGAATGGCAAGAGCTGTACGTGCTCAAACACGAGTTCGGCCTATCGATGGCCGGATGGCTGCAGCGCGCAAAACAGTGTGGCGTGATCACCGAGGCTGCTCACCTTTCGATGGTGAAGCGGTTTTCGGCCAAGGGCTGGCGAAAGACTGAGCCGGGCGAGCCACTGCCGCAAGAGCATCCACGACTGTTTGATCAGTTGGTGTACCGCGCCTTGGCCGAACAATACATTTCCGAAGGCAAGGCGGCGGAACTGCTGGGCATCCCGATGATGCGCTTCCACAAAGAACGCCAGCTGGAGTCATCGGATGCGGTTGCTCATCAGTGA